In one Pseudarthrobacter sp. NBSH8 genomic region, the following are encoded:
- a CDS encoding DUF3040 domain-containing protein: MKRTGLPAARLSSCTRRPRRAGGTAMALSDFERRRLEELEQGLLHDAPDLAHVLESRWSSHRRSARRVLGVLALIGGFALVVVGIAAQLAIVGIIGFLLMIAGTTSYFATHPGPRGHPQGPGKPPNDKRWPTQ; encoded by the coding sequence ATGAAAAGAACGGGCCTGCCGGCCGCCAGGCTATCCAGCTGTACGCGCCGACCACGGCGGGCAGGAGGAACGGCAATGGCATTATCGGATTTTGAGCGCAGACGCCTTGAGGAACTCGAACAAGGACTGCTCCACGACGCCCCGGATCTGGCCCACGTTCTGGAATCGAGGTGGTCATCCCACCGGCGCTCAGCACGCAGGGTCTTGGGCGTTCTAGCTCTGATCGGCGGCTTCGCACTGGTAGTCGTTGGAATCGCCGCGCAGCTTGCAATCGTTGGGATCATCGGTTTTCTCCTGATGATTGCTGGCACTACAAGTTACTTCGCCACCCATCCGGGGCCCCGGGGCCATCCTCAAGGCCCGGGCAAACCACCGAATGACAAGCGCTGGCCGACTCAGTAG
- a CDS encoding DUF2254 domain-containing protein — protein sequence MTNGRMARVWDMLRTQLWPLPAAAVVVAVILGGALPALDAAVDDQLPEGVAVLLFAGGPEAARAVLQTIAGSLITVTSLTFSLTVVTLQLASGQFSPRLLRTFTSDGFVHATLALFLATFAFALAVLRSVRTESSQGPSFVPELSVTVAYALAIASIMSLVLFLAHLTREIRVETMMRRVTGETRDSMDRVFPAGRPAPPPEPTAESGGVRILCSHSGFLTAANKKALLQAAVEADAVIRVDREPGSSLIEGTPFATAWPLAPKPALPPEVSDQLREKINAAIETNSERTNVQDVGYGFRQLADVAARALSPGINDPTTAMHVLGHLSGLLCRLADRNPGPDLLADDDGTVRVILAQPGFGDLLELAVGQVRLYGIRDPAVVGRLLFLLQEVSWCDKNGLYRHQIREQLERLRGAIDASTYLPAERSRLKDLADAVENSPNL from the coding sequence ATGACTAACGGCAGAATGGCTCGGGTATGGGACATGCTGCGGACGCAGTTGTGGCCCTTGCCTGCTGCGGCTGTGGTCGTGGCTGTGATTCTGGGCGGAGCCCTTCCTGCACTGGACGCCGCCGTGGACGACCAGCTGCCTGAAGGGGTCGCTGTCCTGCTTTTTGCCGGTGGTCCGGAGGCAGCCAGGGCGGTGCTGCAGACTATCGCGGGGTCCTTGATCACAGTGACGTCGCTGACCTTCTCCCTCACCGTTGTGACCCTTCAGCTGGCCAGCGGCCAGTTCTCTCCGCGCCTGTTGCGGACCTTCACCAGTGACGGGTTCGTCCACGCGACGTTGGCGTTGTTCCTGGCGACCTTCGCGTTCGCTCTGGCGGTCCTGAGAAGTGTCCGGACTGAATCCAGCCAGGGCCCGTCCTTCGTACCTGAACTCTCCGTCACCGTCGCCTACGCCCTCGCTATCGCCAGCATCATGTCACTGGTGCTGTTCCTGGCCCATCTGACGCGCGAGATCCGCGTCGAAACCATGATGCGACGCGTCACCGGCGAAACCCGGGACAGCATGGACCGTGTCTTTCCCGCCGGCCGGCCGGCACCTCCGCCTGAACCAACGGCAGAAAGCGGGGGTGTCCGCATCCTTTGCTCTCACTCCGGCTTCCTCACCGCCGCAAACAAAAAAGCCCTGCTACAGGCCGCGGTCGAGGCGGACGCCGTGATCCGGGTCGACCGCGAGCCTGGCAGCTCCCTGATCGAGGGAACCCCGTTTGCCACTGCCTGGCCGTTGGCACCCAAACCGGCCTTGCCTCCCGAGGTCTCGGATCAGCTCCGGGAGAAGATCAACGCCGCGATTGAGACGAACTCTGAACGCACCAATGTCCAGGACGTCGGCTACGGCTTCCGCCAGCTCGCCGACGTCGCAGCCCGCGCCCTCTCGCCTGGCATCAACGATCCGACGACGGCGATGCACGTGCTCGGCCATCTCTCCGGGCTGCTGTGCCGGCTGGCCGACCGTAACCCGGGCCCTGACCTGCTCGCCGATGACGACGGAACCGTCAGGGTCATCCTCGCCCAGCCGGGGTTCGGGGATCTGCTGGAGCTCGCGGTGGGACAGGTGAGGCTTTACGGAATCCGTGACCCTGCCGTCGTCGGAAGGCTCCTGTTCCTTCTACAGGAGGTGTCATGGTGCGACAAAAACGGCCTGTACAGGCACCAGATCCGTGAACAGCTGGAACGGCTGCGCGGAGCCATCGACGCCAGCACATACCTCCCGGCCGAACGGAGCCGGCTCAAGGACCTCGCAGACGCTGTCGAAAACAGCCCAAACCTCTGA
- a CDS encoding PRC-barrel domain-containing protein — translation MSADEARELLKLSDTEQTVALGEVDIRGYQVKSRDGEDIGKIQDLLIDPVDNRVRFLIVASGGFLGIGKEQSFIPVDAVTGINEDQVNIDQTREHIAGAPQYDPELSSTQAYQEAVYGHYNYMPYWTSGYVLTGYPFPR, via the coding sequence GTGAGTGCAGATGAAGCCCGAGAATTGCTAAAGCTCAGTGATACTGAGCAGACCGTGGCACTGGGTGAGGTGGATATCCGCGGCTATCAGGTCAAATCACGTGACGGCGAAGATATCGGCAAGATCCAGGACCTTCTCATCGACCCGGTGGATAACAGGGTCCGGTTCCTGATTGTCGCCTCCGGAGGGTTCCTCGGGATCGGAAAGGAACAATCGTTCATTCCGGTGGACGCCGTCACCGGAATCAACGAAGACCAAGTCAACATTGACCAGACCCGCGAGCACATCGCCGGAGCACCCCAGTACGACCCCGAACTCAGCAGCACCCAGGCCTACCAGGAAGCGGTCTACGGCCACTACAACTACATGCCCTATTGGACTTCAGGGTACGTCCTGACCGGATATCCATTTCCCCGCTAG